Below is a window of Halobaculum lipolyticum DNA.
GTAGTAGTCGAGCGCCCGCTGGAAGCCGCCGTACCACGACGCCGACTCCTTCGACAGTTCGCGCTCGTACGCCTCCGGACTGACGACACACACCGCGAGCCCCGGCGGCATGGCGAACGCCTTCTGGGTGGAGTTGAAGATCACGTCGATGCCGTGGGCGTCGATGTCGACGTAGTCGCCGCCCAGCGAGGACACTGCGTCGACGACGAAGTACGTGTCCGGGTACTCCGCGACGACGTCGCCGATCTCCTCGATCGGGTTGCGGACGCCCGTGGAACTCTCGTTCATCGCGAGGCCGACCACGTCGTAGTCGCGGTCGCTCTCCTCCAGTGTCGCGCGCACGTCCTCGGGTTTGACCGCCTTGCCCCAGTCGTACTCCAGCCGGTCGACGGTCTTGCCGAGGCGCTCGCCGACGTTGGCGAACCGTTCGCTGAAGCTCCCGTTCGTCGCGACGAGCATGTGCTCGTCGACGAGGTTCAGCGTCGCCGCCTCCCAGAACTCCGTCCCCGAGGCCGTGAGGATCATCACCTCGTGGTCGGTGCCGAGGAACTCCTTCGTGTCCTCGACGATGGTCGTGTAGAGGTCGGTCATCCGGTCCATCCGGTGGCCGAACATCGGCTGGGCCATCTCCCGGATGACGTCCTCGCGGACCTCGGTCGGCCCGGGAATGTACAGCGTCTTCTCGGGGTAGTCGTCCGTGTACTCGCGTTTCTCGGTCACGAAATCACCTGTTACGCCACGGTCCGCGGGCCGGCGGCAAGGTGTTTGTGATTCGCCCAACCGCGCGCCGGCACGCCCGCGCTCACCGCGCCGTGCTGGTGACGGCGTCCGCGGGCCACCGGGGCGTGTGTTCCTGTCGTCCTTCGACGGCGCCGACGCGGAACAGGTGCTGTGGGCGGCCGTCGATGCCGAGCACCGAGCGTAGCGACCGCCGCTCGGCCGGCCGTTCGAGGATCTGGCTCAGCGGGTGGGTCGCCAGTCCCTCGGCGCTCGCCGCGAGCGCGATCCGTTGGTAGGCGCGCCCCGCGTTCACCCGCTCGCCTCTGGTGTCGTCCGCGGTCGAGAGCACACACAGCGTCGGCGCGTCGGCGATCAGCTTCGCGTTCCGACGTCCCTCCACCGGGCCGACGTCGAGGTGGGTGACGACGGCGCGACCGACCCGGGCGCGCAGGCCCGATGCGCCGAGGGCGCCGGACCCGATCCACGCCGCCAGCTCGCGGCGGTACGCGGGGGAGTCCGCCTGGAGGCGGTCGGCCCGTCGCTGGAGGTCGCCGACCGACTCGCGCGCGTCGGCGTCGTCGACGGAGCGGAGGGCCACGTCCAGCGACGCGGCGTGTTCGCGCAGGTCGTCGAGGACTGCCTCGGACACCGGCGGTCCATCGAAGGGGCGGTGGTCGGTGTACCGCTCCGTGATCTCGTCGAACAGTCTCCCGTCCCGGTGGGGATTGCAGGCTGGACCGAGATCGATCCGGGCGACCGTGGGTCCTTCGTCGAAGGTGTGCACCACACAGCCGACGCCGAAGCGGTGGGCGGCGATCCGAAGCGTCTCCACGGCACACCCGAGACCGAGGTGGAGTTCCCTGCCGTCGGGGTCCGCCGCCGATAGCCGCCGTTCCTCGGCGGCTTCGACCCCGACGTACCCGTTGCCGACGACGAACTCCCACGGCTGGCTGTTGTGGCTCGACGGCGCGAGCACCGCGTACCGGAGGAGGAAGCGGATCTGTTCGTCCACCGAAGCGCCGGCCGGGTACGCGTCGGCGTCGACCCGCCAGACGTCCCTCGTCATCGCCGCGGGATCCATGCCCGCGGGTTCGCCGGTGGGTGGATTGAGGCTGTCCACGGTTCCACCGCCGGTGGAACCCGCCGCACTGCGGCTCCTCGCGTCCGTCGAAGCGGCCTGTCGGGGCGCCGCGCCGCAATGGCAAGAATCACACCGACCGGTATCCTCGCCCCGTACATGAGCGACGACGCCGAGCGCGAGTTCCGCATCGAGACGGACGCGATCCACGCCGGGCAACAGCCGGACGAGGAGACGGGCGCGCTGATGACGCCCATCTACGCCAACTCCACGTACAAGCAGGACGGGCCGGGCGACCACCGCGGCTACGAGTACAGCCGCACCGGCAACCCGACGCGCACGGACCTCGAAGCCAACCTCGCGGCGCTGGAGGGCGGCGAGTTCGGCCGCGCGTTCGCCTCGGGGATGGGCGCCATCAACACCGTGTTGAACCTCCTCGACGCAGGCGACCACGTCGTCACCGGCGACGACGTGTACGGCGGCACCCACCGCATCTTCACGCAGGTGTACGAGGACTACGACCTCGAGTTCGACTTCGTCGACACGACCGACCACGACGCCGTCCGCGACGCGATGCGCGAGGAGACGGAGTTGCTGTGGGTGGAGACACCGACGAATCCGCTGATGCGGGTGAACGACGTCGGGGCGCTCGCGGACGTCGCCCACGAGTACGACGCGCTGTGTGCCGTCGACAACACGTTCGCGACGCCGTATCTCCAGCGTCCGCTGGAGCACGGCGCCGACATCGTCTCCCACTCGCTGACGAAGTACCTCGGCGGCCACTCCGACGTCGTCGGCGGCGCGCTCGTCGTCGACGACGAGGAGTTGGACGACCGCATCGGCTTCTACCAGAACTCCGTCGGCGCGACGCCCGGGCCGTTCGACTGCTTCCTCGTGCTCCGCGGCACGAAGACGCTGCCCGTCCGGATGGACCGCCACTGCGACAACGCCCGCGACCTCGCGGCGTGGCTCGACGACCACGACGCCGTCGACCGCGTGTACTACCCCGGTCTCGACTCCCACCCGCAACACGACCTCGCGAGCGAACAGATGGACGACTTCGGCGGGATGCTGTCGTTCGAGTTCGACGGCACCCTCGAACAGGCGAGTACGGTCGTCGAGGAGACGGAGGTGTTCACGCTCGCGGAGTCGCTCGGCGGCGTCGAGAGCCTCATCGAACAGCCCGCGGCGATGACCCACGCCGCCATCCCGAAAGCGGAGCGCGAGGCCGCCGGCCTCACCGACGGCCTCATCCGCGTCTCCGTCGGCGTCGAGCACATCGACGACATGACGGCCGACCTGCAGGCGGCGTTCGACGCGGCGCTGGAGTAAGAGACCCCGACCCGGTTGCCCTCGCCCTCAGCCCTGTCTCCGTCCCCGCCCGCAACCGCACCGAGGATCCGTCGCCGTCACCGCCGTGGCGCCGACGGTTCGTCGGTCGCCTGCGGGGAGGGACTGAGGAACCGCGGCTACGGCAATCCTCGCCGTCCTCGCCCGGATCCGAAGCGTCTTATTCGTGTGTGACACAGCGACACACAATGTCTCTCCGAGTCGGAATCCTCGGCGCCACCGGCGCCGTGGGTCAGCGGTTCATCCAACTCCTCGACGACCACCCGCAGTTCGACATCGCCTGTCTGACCGCCAGCGAGTCCTCGGCCGGCAGGCCGTACAGCGAGGCCGCCAAGTGGCGCCTCGACTCGGCCATCCCGGAGTCGGTCCGCGACAGCACCGTCCGCGCGACCGACCCCGCGGCGATCCCCGACGACGTCGACCTCCTCTTCTCGTCGCTCCCCTCGGGCGTGGCCGCCGACATCGAGCCGGAGCTGTGTGAGGCCGGCTACGTCGTCTCCTCGAACTCCTCGAACGACCGGATGGCCGAGGACGTCCCGCTCACCATCCCCGAGATCAACCCGGGCCACCTCGACCTGATCGAGGTCCAGCGCGACGAGCGCGGCTGGGACGGCGCGCTCGTGAAGAACCCGAACTGCTCGACGATCACGATGGTGCCGACGCTGGCGGCGCTCGACGAGTTCGGCCTCGAACGCGTGCAGGTGTCGACGCTGCAGGCGGTGTCGGGCGCGGGCT
It encodes the following:
- a CDS encoding pyridoxal-phosphate-dependent aminotransferase family protein, giving the protein MTEKREYTDDYPEKTLYIPGPTEVREDVIREMAQPMFGHRMDRMTDLYTTIVEDTKEFLGTDHEVMILTASGTEFWEAATLNLVDEHMLVATNGSFSERFANVGERLGKTVDRLEYDWGKAVKPEDVRATLEESDRDYDVVGLAMNESSTGVRNPIEEIGDVVAEYPDTYFVVDAVSSLGGDYVDIDAHGIDVIFNSTQKAFAMPPGLAVCVVSPEAYERELSKESASWYGGFQRALDYYDRKGQTHSTPAIPVMLAYRKQMKYMLEEGHEARSERHREMAEYTREWAREHFDVFPEEGYESQTVGCIENTQGIDVAGTIERVSEEYDMVFSNGYGSQLGEETFRIGHMGEHDVESIRTLTDAIEDVAGL
- a CDS encoding Acg family FMN-binding oxidoreductase, giving the protein MDPAAMTRDVWRVDADAYPAGASVDEQIRFLLRYAVLAPSSHNSQPWEFVVGNGYVGVEAAEERRLSAADPDGRELHLGLGCAVETLRIAAHRFGVGCVVHTFDEGPTVARIDLGPACNPHRDGRLFDEITERYTDHRPFDGPPVSEAVLDDLREHAASLDVALRSVDDADARESVGDLQRRADRLQADSPAYRRELAAWIGSGALGASGLRARVGRAVVTHLDVGPVEGRRNAKLIADAPTLCVLSTADDTRGERVNAGRAYQRIALAASAEGLATHPLSQILERPAERRSLRSVLGIDGRPQHLFRVGAVEGRQEHTPRWPADAVTSTAR
- a CDS encoding cystathionine gamma-synthase, translated to MSDDAEREFRIETDAIHAGQQPDEETGALMTPIYANSTYKQDGPGDHRGYEYSRTGNPTRTDLEANLAALEGGEFGRAFASGMGAINTVLNLLDAGDHVVTGDDVYGGTHRIFTQVYEDYDLEFDFVDTTDHDAVRDAMREETELLWVETPTNPLMRVNDVGALADVAHEYDALCAVDNTFATPYLQRPLEHGADIVSHSLTKYLGGHSDVVGGALVVDDEELDDRIGFYQNSVGATPGPFDCFLVLRGTKTLPVRMDRHCDNARDLAAWLDDHDAVDRVYYPGLDSHPQHDLASEQMDDFGGMLSFEFDGTLEQASTVVEETEVFTLAESLGGVESLIEQPAAMTHAAIPKAEREAAGLTDGLIRVSVGVEHIDDMTADLQAAFDAALE
- the asd gene encoding aspartate-semialdehyde dehydrogenase, with product MSLRVGILGATGAVGQRFIQLLDDHPQFDIACLTASESSAGRPYSEAAKWRLDSAIPESVRDSTVRATDPAAIPDDVDLLFSSLPSGVAADIEPELCEAGYVVSSNSSNDRMAEDVPLTIPEINPGHLDLIEVQRDERGWDGALVKNPNCSTITMVPTLAALDEFGLERVQVSTLQAVSGAGYDGVTSMEIIDNAIPHIGGEEEKMESESRKLLGSFDGAELSLHDAEVAASCNRIPTIDGHLENVFAELDADPDPEEVREAMASFPSADLPSSPEPLIHVFGDDQPERPQPRMDRMRGDGMQVVAGGVQSTPAGVKYNCLAHNTIRGAAGASVLNGELLANEGWI